In a genomic window of Gossypium arboreum isolate Shixiya-1 chromosome 7, ASM2569848v2, whole genome shotgun sequence:
- the LOC108477762 gene encoding transcription factor AIG1-like isoform X1, with amino-acid sequence MAAYYFNGNIFLSGNCYSGFLDPFSRDLGPCNGISQSLVLDNEKRELVVKSPVKVGKKSMAEEKVIAALKSYSEAERRRRGRINAHLDTFRTLFPYREKGNWIWEHAKLKARMQTLQRNMRYPPMASNFRYIQGQRRRMADCRRYSMLLVSIR; translated from the exons ATGGCTGCTTACTATTTCAACGGTAACATTTTTTTATCTGGGAATTGTTATTCTGGTTTCCTCGATCCCTTTTCCCGTGATTTGGGTCCATGCAATGGGATTTCACAGTCCTTGGTTTTGGATAATGAGAAACGTGAGCTCGTGGTGAAGTCGCCGGTGAAAGTTGGGAAGAAAAGCATGGCAGAAGAGAAAGTTATAGCAGCTTTAAAGAGTTATAGCGAAGCTGAGAGGAGGAGGAGAGGAAGGATTAATGCTCACCTGGACACCTTCCGTACTCTCTTTCCATACAGAGAAAAG GGAAACTGGATCTGGGAACATGCAAAACTTAAAGCTAGAATGCAGACTTTACAAAGAAACATGAGGTACCCTCCAATGGCATCAAATTTTAGATACATTCAAG GACAAAGAAGGAGAATGGCTGATTGCAGGCGATATTCCATG CTGTTGGTTTCAATTAGATGA
- the LOC108477762 gene encoding uncharacterized protein LOC108477762 isoform X2 codes for MLTWTPSVLSFHTEKREREMAGSNEINLNKCKGNWIWEHAKLKARMQTLQRNMRYPPMASNFRYIQGQRRRMADCRRYSMLLVSIR; via the exons ATGCTCACCTGGACACCTTCCGTACTCTCTTTCCATACAGAGAAAAG AGAAAGAGAAATGGCTGGAAGTAATGAAATCAACCTCAACAAGTGCAAG GGAAACTGGATCTGGGAACATGCAAAACTTAAAGCTAGAATGCAGACTTTACAAAGAAACATGAGGTACCCTCCAATGGCATCAAATTTTAGATACATTCAAG GACAAAGAAGGAGAATGGCTGATTGCAGGCGATATTCCATG CTGTTGGTTTCAATTAGATGA
- the LOC108486770 gene encoding uncharacterized protein LOC108486770, with product MVSGAVAPLTSNPPARVRNLIQGLASEETQEQSLDVLCKNRLAYDNLAVLLWNSFGTMSVLLKCVASHPNTRIPFIRATMPVYLYPFLNTMSNERSYECLRITSLGVIGSLAKVEDPEVIEYLLSTQIFPSCLRCMELGKTLSRTVSTFIIYRILLSEKGLKYCFVLAERYLSVSQCLGKLVENLGDDDVENLPHLLKNIIGCYLRLSENERTRPQLLSYVPWKLLYHKYANIVRSDPEALADLRKLVCNLRTSKSCTTHCTDEPPTSSNSPGPTIP from the exons ATGGTTTCCGGTGCGGTTGCTCCACTCACTTCCAACCCTCCTGCTAGAGTCAGAAATTTGATTCAAGGGCTTGCTTCTGAAGAAACCCAAGAACAATCACTTGATGTGCTTTGCAAG AATAGACTGGCTTATGACAATTTGGCAGTGCTGTTATGGAATTCTTTTGGTACTATGAGTGTCCTTTTGAAG TGTGTAGCTTCTCACCCTAATACAAGGATTCCTTTTATCAGAG CTACAATGCCAGTGTATCTTTATCCCTTCTTGAACACCATGAGCAATGAAAGGAGCTATGAATGTCTAAGGATTACCAgcttaggtgtgatcgggtcccTAGCAAAG GTAGAGGATCCAGAAGTGATAGAGTACCTGCTTTCAACTCAAATATTTCCTAGTTGCCTACGCTGCATGGAGCTTGGCAAAACATTGTCAAGAACA GTGTCCACATTTATAATTTATAGAATTTTACTAAGTGAGAAAGGGCTCAAGTATTGTTTCGTTCTTGCTGAACGATATCTCTCAGTATCCCAATGTTTGGGGAAATTGGTTGAAAACCTTGGTGACGATGATGTAGAAAATTTGCCTCACCTCCTCAAAAACATCATCGGATGTTACCTCAGGCTCTCCGAAAACGAAAG GACAAGGCCACAATTGTTAAGCTATGTTCCATGGAAGTTGTTGTATCACAAATATGCTAACATCGTTCGG AGTGATCCAGAGGCTCTTGCTGACCTACGAAAATTGGTTTGCAATTTAAGGACCAGCAAGAGTTGTACAACCCATTGTACCGACGAGCCACCGACTAGCAGCAACTCACCCGGGCCGACCATTCCATGA
- the LOC108474041 gene encoding LOW QUALITY PROTEIN: uncharacterized protein LOC108474041 (The sequence of the model RefSeq protein was modified relative to this genomic sequence to represent the inferred CDS: deleted 1 base in 1 codon; substituted 2 bases at 2 genomic stop codons) has product MVYELDEFSGFILIRLMSSGKIEAQRYCALRDLVXNFDIAHRELLFNFEDSLLYSSSDDEYEFPKRFKYLNLDYLRGYLNDNIAESLGFRMQKSHKDFQQEESFNLDFHEILYEKLTVCGFGXFRSSFPLYFVFNNISLPTRICKVASRQTWATFPLRLLLLAFSSYPELLDVPFDDMTMPLEFFIVPDLPQLPPFLLVKPSCYSTKWSHKMQHDDSLVGLVLPLPILLTLHEFRNGCPDSEKMCGFLLDVEFSFRSNEVMRVIVEMAVSDFCLLNNDEIVSLVRCYYPNDTMDSVRLEHFDDLCPIEFKFDVPVMNFVMDALCLIEEWIIMVILLKIQALFFTLILEDKDYFEVEVFDTSQNENTKQNERCILL; this is encoded by the exons ATGGTGTACGAGTTAGATGAATTCAGTGGGTTTATTTTGATTAGGCTAATGTCTTCAGGGAAGATTGAAGCTCAACGATATTGTGCCTTACGGGATTTGGTATAGAATTTTGATATAGCTCACAGAGAACTATTGTTCAATTTTGAGGATAGTTTACTATACTCCTCGAGTGATGATGAATATGAATTTCCTAAAAGGTTTAAGTATTTGAACCTTGACTATCTTCGTGGTTATTTGAATGACAATATCGCAGAAAGCCTAGGTTTCAGAATGCAGAAGTCCCATAAGGATTTTCAGCAGGAGGAATCTTTTAACCTAGACTTTCATGAAATTTTGTATGAGAAGTTAACGGTCTGCGGATTTGGTTGATTCAGGTCTTCTTTTCCACTTTATTTTGTCTTCAATAACATTAGCTTACCAACAAGGATATGCAAAGTTGCTTCGAGGCAAACGTGGGCAACCTTCCCTTTGAGACTTTTACTACTAGCTTTCTCTAGCTATCCTGAGTTACTTGATGTGCCCTTCGATGACATGACCATGCCTCTGGAATTTTTC ATTGTTCCAGACCTTCCTCAGTTGCCTCCATTCCTATTAGTGAAGCCTTCATGCTACAGCACTAAGTGGTCACATAAAATGCAGCATGATGATTCGCTTGTTGGTCTTGTTCTTCCTCTTCCTATCCTACTTACACTTCATGAGTTTCGTAATGGTTGTCCTGATTCAGAGAAAATGTGTGGATTTTTATTAGATGTGGAGTTTAGCTTTAGGTCCAATGAAGTAATGCGGGTTATTGTAGAAATGGCTGTATCAGATTTTTGCTTGCTTAACAACGATGAAATCGTCTCTCTTGTGAGAT GTTACTATCCTAATGACACAATGGATAGCGTTCGGCTAGAACATTTTGATGATCTATGTCCCATTGAATTCAAGTTTGATGTTCCTGTCATGAACTTTGTGATGGATGCCTTATGCTTGATCGAAGAATGGATAATTATGGTTATCCTATTGAAAATTCAAGCACTTTTCTTCACTTTAATCCTTGAGgacaaggattattttgaggtggAGGTATTTGATACGAGCCAAAATGAAAATACCAAGCAAAACGAACGATGCATTTTGCTCTAA
- the LOC128295621 gene encoding uncharacterized protein LOC128295621 — MPERYLVVTHCLENMVEILDVEDEEYLPHLLKNIICCYLRISENEKIRADLSGYIPWLLVDYKYVNIIRGDPEALCNLRRLIWLFGSGTGIQENLPVSHLDWSSDDEECNLLRTEIEKPKMAKKEGRKREIPERRGRV; from the exons ATGCCGGAGCGATATCTCGTGGTAACCCATTGTTTGGAAAACATGGTTGAAATACTTGATGTAGAAGATGAAGAATATTTGCCACACTTGCTGAAAAACATCATTTGCTGTTATCTCAGGATCTCAGAAAATGAAAA GATACGAGCAGACTTGTCAGGCTACATTCCATGGTTGTTGGTAGATTACAAATATGTTAATATCATTCGT GGTGATCCAGAAGCCTTATGTAACCTACGGAGATTGATTTGGCTTTTTGGAAGTGGCACAGGCATACAAGAGAATCTCCCGGTGAGCCACCTGGATTGGTCATCAGATGACGAAGAATGCAATCTGTTACGAACAGAAATCGAGAAGCCAAAAATGGCAAAGAAAGAAGGAAGGAAAAGAGAAATTCCAGAGAGGAGAGGACGAGTTTGA
- the LOC108474032 gene encoding cell differentiation protein rcd1-like, which yields MRLLLLVITSAYRPLVSNRLSERVVRRTCNAIGLFQTLASHPHTKMSFIRASMPEYLYAFLKTRSRGRNYERLRFASLVVIGSLVEVDNPEVVDYLLSTEMFPCCLCCMEIGTTLSKTVGDWISLTVISFVFLA from the exons ATGAGGCTACTTTTACTG GTAATAACTTCCGCTTACCGTCCATTAGTATCCAATAGGCTTTCAGAAAGAGTTGTAAGACGAACTTGCAATGCTATAGGGCTTTTCCAG ACACTAGCTTCTCACCCTCATACAAAGATGTCATTTATCAGAG CTTCTATGCCAGAGTATCTTTATGCCTTCTTGAAAACCAGGAGCAGAGGAAGGAACTATGAACGTCTAAGGTTCGCCAGCTTAGTTGTGATTGGGTCCCTAGTAGAG GTTGACAATCCAGAAGTTGTTGATTACCTTCTTTCCACAGAAATGTTTCCTTGTTGCCTATGCTGCATGGAAATTGGCACAACATTGTCAAAAACAGTGGGTGACTGGATTTCTTTGACTGTTATATCATTTGTTTTTCTGGCTTGA